The stretch of DNA GCGGGCCGTCCGCCTACTCCCCCGCCCGCTCGTCGGGCAGGTAAATCGTGAAGGTCGCGCCCTCGCCGGGCACGGACTGCACCTGCGCCCGCCCGCCGTGGCGCTGGGCGACGCGCTGCACGACCGCCAGGCCGATGCCGAAGCCCTCCGGCGAGTTCCAGCCCTGATAGAACCGGTCGAAGATGCCCTCCTGCTCGTCGAGCGCGATGCCGCAGCCCGTGTCCTGCACGCTCACGTTCACGCCGAAGGGCACGCGCTGGGCGGCGACCGTGACGCTGCCGCCCACGGGCGTGTAGCGCACGGCGTTGGAGACGAGGCGCTCCAGCGCGTTTTGCAGCCAGCCCGCGTCGAAGCGCGCGCAAAGGCCGGTCTCGCACTCGGCGGTAAACACGATCTGGCTCTTCTTGTACACCCCGGAAAAGCCCCGCACGCACTGGGTCAGCACGGGCTGCAGCTCCGCGACGCGGGGCGAAAAGGGCGTCTCGTCCAGCAGCGCGAGGCCGCGCAGGGCCTTGACGCGGTTGGTCATGCGAAGGGCGTTCTGCTTGGCCATCTCCAGATACGCGTCGCGCTCCTCGTCCGTCACGGGCACGCCGCCCGCCACCAGGTCGAGGCTGCCGCGGATGATGGTGAGCGGCGACTGCAAATCGTGCGCGATGCGCGAGAAGAACTCCGCGCGGCTCTTGTCGATGCGGGCGAGCTGCTCGCCGGTGCGCTCCAGCGCCTCCGTGCGCTCCTTCACCCGGCGCTCCAGCTCGCGCTCGAGCGCCTCGCGCTGCCTGCGGTTGTCCGCCTGGTCGCGCCCGATGGTCACCTGCTGCACGAACGTCATCATCGCGCCCATCAGCAGCATGGGCGGCAGGACCAGCGTGTCCGGCGCGGCGAAGAGGGTCATCAGCACGCCGACGATCAGCGGCAGGATGGACAGGCAGTGCAGCGTCGCGTGCGCCCGCGCCCCCCGGCGCACGCCGCGCAGGGCGATGGCGAGCGCGTAGGCGGAGAAGGCCACCGCAAGCAGGTCCGAAAGCCCGCTGAGGAAGAAGCGGCCGGTCGTAAAGAACAGCGCGAGCATCGTCACCGTGAGCCCGCCCGCCAGCGCGAGGGCCGCGAGCACGGCGCGCGATTCCCTGCCGTCGCCCAGCGACACGCCCGCGTAGCAGCACAGCGCCGCGCACAGCAGCGCCTGGGCGGCGGAGGCGGCGACCTGCGCGCCGACGTACTGGTGGAAGATTTCGCCCGCCTGGGTGAGCGCCAGCAGCAGGTAGACCATCGCGAGCGCGAGCTGCTCGGCCGCGCCGCGCTCGAAGAGATAGGAGAGGATGACGAACAGCCCCATCGCCAGCACGTAGCACAGCAGCGA from Beduinella massiliensis encodes:
- a CDS encoding ATP-binding protein, giving the protein MKQKGKRAGLTVLLLCALLCALLAGFTSRLNARAVRETGARGKIALSGAAPIAVDVPGGEGETLLSLDLLGEPGERYELCVYAMTGIEALTQDGAALSGLRPGLPLAGAAIEFTMPRDGTHLEVRLNLPAGGQRVLLGTPRAISRLTLLRVLCYASLLCYVLAMGLFVILSYLFERGAAEQLALAMVYLLLALTQAGEIFHQYVGAQVAASAAQALLCAALCCYAGVSLGDGRESRAVLAALALAGGLTVTMLALFFTTGRFFLSGLSDLLAVAFSAYALAIALRGVRRGARAHATLHCLSILPLIVGVLMTLFAAPDTLVLPPMLLMGAMMTFVQQVTIGRDQADNRRQREALERELERRVKERTEALERTGEQLARIDKSRAEFFSRIAHDLQSPLTIIRGSLDLVAGGVPVTDEERDAYLEMAKQNALRMTNRVKALRGLALLDETPFSPRVAELQPVLTQCVRGFSGVYKKSQIVFTAECETGLCARFDAGWLQNALERLVSNAVRYTPVGGSVTVAAQRVPFGVNVSVQDTGCGIALDEQEGIFDRFYQGWNSPEGFGIGLAVVQRVAQRHGGRAQVQSVPGEGATFTIYLPDERAGE